The Aggregicoccus sp. 17bor-14 genome includes a region encoding these proteins:
- a CDS encoding HAD family hydrolase, which produces MASPANENPHQNHAHRVQPGWQRSLEQILERARSLGARAVLAFDLDSTLFDNLPRQARILREFGQHARVPPLAACGTHHWTSGWDMRSAMRNCGLGEAELEQHYEAAKRFWQERFFTSEYCADDEPIPGASAFTHAVVATGAQLAYVTGRHEEMREGTVAAMRRAGMALPDGGRVSLIMKPTLAEDDDAFKREAHAQLRRLGELVAAFDNEPTHANDYRRTFPGATVVHLATDHSGRPVPLLDGIVSVPHFSLAR; this is translated from the coding sequence ATGGCCTCCCCCGCGAACGAGAACCCGCACCAGAACCACGCGCACCGCGTCCAGCCGGGCTGGCAGCGCTCGCTCGAGCAGATCCTCGAGCGCGCTCGCAGCCTGGGCGCGCGCGCCGTGCTCGCCTTCGACCTGGACTCCACCCTCTTCGACAACCTGCCGCGCCAGGCGCGCATCCTGCGCGAGTTCGGCCAGCACGCGCGCGTCCCTCCGCTCGCGGCCTGCGGCACGCACCACTGGACGAGCGGCTGGGACATGCGCTCGGCCATGCGCAACTGCGGCCTCGGGGAGGCCGAGCTCGAGCAGCACTACGAGGCCGCGAAGCGCTTCTGGCAGGAGCGCTTCTTCACCAGCGAGTACTGCGCGGACGACGAGCCCATCCCGGGCGCGAGCGCCTTCACCCACGCCGTCGTCGCCACCGGCGCCCAGCTCGCGTACGTGACCGGCCGCCACGAGGAGATGCGCGAGGGCACCGTGGCCGCCATGCGCCGCGCCGGGATGGCGCTGCCGGACGGCGGCCGCGTGAGCCTCATCATGAAGCCCACGCTCGCCGAGGACGACGACGCCTTCAAGCGCGAGGCGCACGCCCAGCTGCGGCGCCTGGGCGAGCTCGTGGCCGCCTTCGACAACGAGCCCACCCACGCGAACGACTACCGGCGCACCTTCCCCGGGGCCACCGTGGTGCACCTCGCCACGGACCACTCGGGCCGCCCCGTCCCCCTGCTGGACGGCATCGTCTCCGTGCCCCACTTCTCGCTCGCTCGCTGA
- a CDS encoding MFS transporter, which translates to MHGASSSSSPAPQHTRAFRMRRGQNWFTLGCTYAAMYMGRYNFSFANARLSETYGWSKTQVGTIISVATLIYGFSALFNGPVADRIGGRRAMLLGASGAVVFNIAFGLGAYLGFLGTGPLLLGYLATAWGLNMYFQSYSALALIKVNAGWFHVAERGVFSAIFGSMIQSGRALVYFIGPLLVLALPWQWVFFVPAAIMALLAGATFLFVRDAPDEAGLPPLDTADASSGYTGKVDLKYVARVVFTNPVTLTIAAAEFCTGVVRHGFEQWFPRYMTEAQHLKLDSAIFKNGATGVVLAGILGAFAAGFLSDKLFKARRPPVAFLGYVLQVLCLAVVWRAPSLTLVICAFVLNSFAISIVHSMLSGTASMDFGGKKAAATAAGMFDGMQYVGGAVVGSGMGALLDAFGWGVWGPSMIGFSVLGGVLMLTLWNARPRSHQAPSSAGGAAAVSLPTPGASPRGTGTDG; encoded by the coding sequence ATGCACGGCGCCTCGTCCTCGTCCTCTCCTGCTCCCCAGCACACGCGCGCCTTCCGCATGCGCCGCGGCCAGAACTGGTTCACGCTCGGGTGCACCTACGCGGCCATGTACATGGGCCGCTACAACTTCTCCTTCGCCAACGCGCGCCTGAGCGAGACCTACGGCTGGAGCAAGACGCAGGTCGGCACCATCATCAGCGTGGCGACGTTGATCTACGGCTTCTCGGCCCTCTTCAACGGCCCGGTGGCGGACCGCATCGGCGGCCGGCGCGCGATGCTGCTCGGGGCGAGCGGCGCGGTGGTGTTCAACATCGCGTTCGGCCTGGGCGCCTACCTCGGCTTCCTGGGCACGGGGCCCCTGCTGCTCGGCTACCTGGCCACGGCCTGGGGCCTGAACATGTACTTCCAGTCGTACTCGGCGCTCGCCCTCATCAAGGTGAACGCGGGCTGGTTCCACGTGGCCGAGCGCGGCGTGTTCAGCGCCATCTTCGGCTCCATGATCCAGAGCGGCCGCGCGCTCGTGTACTTCATCGGGCCGTTGCTGGTGCTCGCGCTGCCCTGGCAGTGGGTGTTCTTCGTGCCCGCCGCGATCATGGCGCTGCTCGCCGGCGCCACCTTCCTCTTCGTGCGCGACGCGCCGGACGAGGCGGGGCTGCCCCCGCTGGACACGGCGGACGCCTCGAGCGGCTACACCGGCAAGGTGGACCTCAAGTACGTGGCGCGCGTGGTCTTCACCAACCCGGTGACGCTCACCATCGCCGCGGCCGAGTTCTGCACCGGCGTGGTGCGCCACGGCTTCGAGCAGTGGTTCCCGCGCTACATGACGGAGGCGCAGCACCTGAAGCTGGACAGCGCCATCTTCAAGAACGGGGCGACCGGCGTGGTGCTCGCCGGCATCCTGGGCGCCTTCGCCGCGGGCTTCCTCTCGGACAAGCTGTTCAAGGCGCGCCGGCCCCCGGTGGCCTTCCTCGGCTACGTGCTCCAGGTGCTCTGCCTCGCCGTCGTCTGGCGCGCCCCCAGCCTCACGCTCGTCATCTGCGCCTTCGTGCTCAACTCGTTCGCGATCAGCATCGTGCACTCCATGCTCTCGGGGACCGCGTCCATGGACTTCGGCGGCAAGAAGGCCGCCGCCACCGCGGCCGGCATGTTCGATGGCATGCAGTACGTGGGCGGCGCGGTGGTGGGCAGCGGCATGGGCGCGCTGCTGGATGCGTTCGGCTGGGGCGTGTGGGGCCCGAGCATGATCGGCTTCTCCGTGCTCGGCGGCGTGCTGATGCTCACCCTGTGGAACGCGCGGCCCCGCTCGCACCAGGCGCCGTCTTCGGCCGGGGGGGCTGCGGCGGTGTCCCTGCCCACCCCGGGCGCGAGTCCCCGCGGCACCGGCACGGACGGGTAG
- a CDS encoding NUDIX hydrolase: MTPTFPPTASPVSSPVVEIEVIEDFSASARCDEGFLQVRRLRCHNVRADGTHSKVYRVDVVDRPRLDAVAVLVHRRGAGGAREVLTRMNLRPAAYFRRDKTPAVADPAPYLRVEEIVAGLLEPEDRGEAGVRARAAAEVWEEGGYRVAPEAVQLLGAPFFVAPGILSEKIFLAAVDVTGLEGAPPPGDGSPLEEGGELRWRPLPELLAACRAGEVPDAKTELALTRLVALEGAAARAP, from the coding sequence ATGACTCCCACCTTTCCCCCCACGGCCTCACCCGTGTCCTCGCCCGTCGTCGAAATCGAGGTGATCGAGGACTTCTCGGCGAGCGCGCGCTGCGACGAGGGCTTCCTGCAGGTGCGCCGGCTGCGCTGCCACAACGTGCGCGCGGACGGCACGCACTCGAAGGTGTACCGGGTGGACGTGGTGGACCGGCCGCGGCTGGACGCGGTGGCGGTGCTGGTGCACCGGCGCGGCGCGGGCGGCGCGCGCGAGGTGCTCACGCGCATGAACCTGCGCCCCGCGGCCTACTTCCGGCGCGACAAGACGCCGGCCGTCGCGGACCCCGCGCCCTACCTGCGGGTGGAGGAGATCGTGGCCGGGCTGCTCGAGCCCGAGGACCGGGGCGAGGCCGGGGTGCGCGCGCGCGCCGCGGCGGAGGTGTGGGAGGAGGGGGGCTACCGCGTCGCGCCCGAGGCGGTGCAGCTGCTGGGCGCACCCTTCTTCGTCGCCCCGGGCATCCTCTCGGAGAAGATCTTCCTCGCGGCCGTGGACGTGACGGGGCTCGAGGGCGCGCCTCCGCCCGGGGACGGCTCGCCGCTGGAGGAGGGCGGGGAGCTGCGCTGGCGGCCCCTGCCGGAGCTGCTCGCCGCGTGCCGCGCGGGCGAGGTGCCGGACGCGAAGACGGAGCTCGCCCTCACCCGGCTGGTCGCGCTCGAGGGGGCCGCGGCCCGCGCGCCGTAG